A single genomic interval of Arthrobacter sp. NicSoilB8 harbors:
- a CDS encoding LacI family DNA-binding transcriptional regulator, whose product MQDHATSTPVDGRVPPVSAAAVARAAGVSSAAVSYVLNGKGGVSPETRRHIIHVANELGFRPRKPSQSTDPQRTRVIGLILPNIINPMFPRWAQGVITAAAESGYEVFVATTQDDPEVLAQVTSTLAHRNVDGIILAASLRDDATALRTLRSARIPYVCLSRRADFLDSDFVGIDDDAAATTLMQHMLSHGFTEIATVIGPRFSTASLAREQAFVRTAAAAGVTISGDRKISTRVNNEGGRLAAERLFSTGAPPQAVVCGSDELAIGVMEYALARGLRIPDDVAVAGCDGLPHSRSGLINLTSIVQPQQEMAFEAFAMLLKRIDSPSASYTSKVCRHRLHIGRTCGCTPPDS is encoded by the coding sequence ATGCAGGATCACGCCACAAGCACCCCCGTGGACGGCCGGGTGCCGCCGGTTTCGGCCGCCGCAGTGGCCCGGGCAGCCGGGGTGTCCTCGGCCGCGGTGTCCTACGTCCTCAACGGCAAGGGCGGCGTCTCGCCGGAGACCCGGCGCCACATCATCCACGTGGCGAACGAGCTCGGCTTCAGGCCCCGTAAGCCCTCGCAGTCCACGGACCCGCAGCGGACCCGGGTCATCGGGCTGATCCTGCCCAACATCATCAACCCGATGTTTCCGCGCTGGGCACAGGGCGTCATCACGGCCGCGGCGGAGTCGGGTTACGAAGTGTTCGTCGCCACCACCCAGGACGATCCGGAGGTGCTCGCCCAGGTCACCTCGACGCTCGCGCACCGCAACGTGGACGGCATCATCCTCGCCGCCTCGCTCCGGGACGACGCCACCGCACTCCGCACCCTGAGGTCGGCGCGGATCCCCTATGTGTGCCTGTCCCGCCGGGCGGACTTCCTCGACTCGGACTTTGTCGGGATCGACGACGACGCCGCCGCGACCACGCTGATGCAGCACATGCTCAGCCACGGCTTCACCGAGATCGCCACGGTGATCGGCCCCCGTTTCTCCACCGCCTCCCTGGCCCGCGAACAGGCATTTGTCCGCACTGCGGCCGCGGCTGGCGTCACGATCAGCGGCGACCGGAAGATCAGCACCAGAGTCAATAACGAGGGCGGTCGGCTGGCGGCGGAACGGCTGTTCTCCACCGGCGCCCCGCCCCAGGCCGTGGTGTGCGGCAGCGACGAACTTGCCATCGGCGTCATGGAGTACGCCTTGGCGCGCGGCCTGCGCATCCCGGACGACGTCGCCGTCGCCGGCTGTGACGGGCTGCCACACAGCCGCTCGGGACTGATCAACCTGACCAGCATTGTCCAACCGCAGCAGGAAATGGCCTTCGAGGCCTTCGCCATGCTGCTCAAACGCATCGATTCCCCGTCCGCCAGCTACACCTCGAAAGTCTGCCGCCACCGCCTGCATATAGGGCGGACCTGCGGCTGCACCCCGCCGGACAGCTAA
- a CDS encoding 3-keto-5-aminohexanoate cleavage protein, giving the protein MAAARKVIITSAVTGAIHTPSMSPHLPVSPDEIADAAIGAAEAGAAIVHMHARDPKDGRPSQDPEHFAPILDRLKRNTDAVINITTGGSPHMSVEERMQPAALFKPELASLNMGSMNFGLYPMLDRFTEFSHDWEREGLEKSRDLVFKNTFQDIETILGIGNENGTRFEFECYDISHLNNLAHFHARGLARGPLFVQSVFGLLGGIGAHPEDLMHMRRTADRLLGGDYEWSILGAGKNQMPLATIGAAMGSHVRVGLEDSLWIGPGQLAASNAEQVTRIRTILEALNFEVATPDEARQMLQLKGRDNVGF; this is encoded by the coding sequence ATGGCTGCTGCCCGCAAGGTCATCATCACCAGCGCCGTCACCGGCGCCATCCACACCCCGTCCATGTCCCCGCACCTGCCCGTCTCCCCGGACGAGATCGCCGACGCCGCGATCGGCGCCGCCGAGGCCGGAGCCGCGATCGTGCACATGCACGCCCGCGACCCGAAGGACGGCCGCCCCTCGCAGGACCCGGAGCACTTCGCCCCCATCCTTGACAGGCTCAAACGCAACACCGACGCGGTCATCAACATCACCACGGGCGGCTCCCCGCACATGAGCGTCGAAGAACGGATGCAGCCCGCGGCATTGTTCAAACCCGAGCTCGCCTCCCTCAACATGGGTTCGATGAACTTCGGGCTGTACCCGATGCTGGACCGCTTCACCGAGTTCAGCCACGACTGGGAGCGCGAAGGCCTCGAAAAGAGCCGCGACCTCGTCTTCAAGAACACCTTCCAGGACATCGAGACCATCCTGGGGATCGGCAACGAGAACGGCACACGCTTCGAGTTCGAGTGCTACGACATTTCGCACCTGAACAACCTGGCCCACTTCCACGCCCGCGGGCTGGCCCGGGGCCCGCTGTTCGTGCAGTCGGTCTTCGGCCTGCTCGGCGGCATCGGCGCCCACCCCGAGGACCTCATGCACATGCGCCGCACCGCCGACCGGCTCCTGGGCGGGGACTATGAATGGTCCATCCTGGGCGCCGGCAAGAACCAGATGCCGCTCGCCACGATCGGCGCCGCCATGGGCTCCCACGTCCGGGTGGGCCTGGAGGATTCCCTGTGGATCGGCCCGGGACAGCTCGCCGCGTCCAACGCCGAACAGGTCACCCGGATCCGCACCATCCTGGAAGCCCTCAACTTTGAGGTCGCCACCCCCGACGAGGCGCGGCAGATGCTGCAGCTCAAGGGCCGGGACAACGTGGGGTTCTGA
- a CDS encoding ABC transporter ATP-binding protein, with protein sequence MSVRIDAAIAARGFDVSVCLAPGETLAVLGPNGAGKSTLLSVMAGLLRPDTGRGEVDGKVLFDLGPGVNAWTAPHRRGTALLAQEPLLFPHLSALDNVAFGPRSAGMAKAAARETARHWLAEVDAVDLASRRPGELSGGQAQRVAVARALAADPDVLLLDEPMAALDIHAAPLLRRLLKRVLAGRRAVIVTHDVLDAFMLADRVIVLEAGRITEEGPVREVLQRPRSRFAAGLAGLNLVAGTVTAAGIRSADGLEFAGQHDDPLVPGQAGVAAFPPSAVSVFLSEAHGSPRNSFRVRITDLEPHGDQIRVRAGELSADITPAASADLGLVPGLEAYFVVKAAAVSVYPA encoded by the coding sequence GTGAGCGTCCGGATCGACGCCGCCATCGCCGCCCGCGGCTTCGACGTCTCCGTGTGCCTGGCGCCGGGGGAAACCCTCGCCGTCCTGGGTCCTAACGGGGCCGGCAAATCCACCCTGCTGTCGGTCATGGCGGGCCTGCTCCGGCCCGATACCGGAAGGGGCGAGGTGGACGGCAAAGTCCTTTTCGATCTGGGTCCCGGGGTGAATGCCTGGACGGCTCCCCATCGCCGCGGCACTGCCCTCCTGGCCCAGGAGCCGCTGCTGTTCCCGCACCTGAGCGCGCTCGACAATGTGGCCTTCGGACCCCGCAGTGCCGGCATGGCCAAGGCTGCGGCCAGGGAAACCGCGAGGCACTGGCTGGCCGAGGTGGACGCCGTGGACCTCGCCTCACGCCGGCCCGGGGAGCTGTCGGGCGGCCAGGCGCAGCGGGTGGCCGTGGCGCGCGCGCTGGCCGCTGACCCCGACGTGCTGCTGCTGGATGAGCCCATGGCGGCCCTCGACATCCACGCCGCGCCGCTGCTGCGCCGGCTGCTCAAGCGCGTCCTGGCCGGACGCCGCGCCGTCATTGTCACCCACGACGTGCTGGACGCGTTCATGCTCGCCGACCGGGTAATTGTCCTGGAGGCGGGCCGGATCACCGAGGAAGGGCCCGTCCGCGAGGTACTCCAGCGTCCGCGCAGCCGTTTTGCCGCCGGACTGGCCGGGCTGAACCTGGTGGCCGGAACCGTCACCGCCGCCGGCATCCGGTCGGCCGACGGGCTGGAATTCGCCGGGCAACATGATGATCCGCTGGTCCCCGGGCAGGCAGGCGTGGCCGCGTTTCCGCCGTCGGCCGTGTCCGTGTTCCTCAGTGAGGCGCACGGCAGCCCGCGAAACTCGTTCCGGGTGCGGATCACGGATCTCGAGCCGCACGGGGACCAGATCCGCGTCCGCGCCGGCGAGCTGTCAGCCGACATCACCCCCGCCGCCTCCGCGGACCTCGGCCTGGTGCCGGGGCTGGAGGCGTACTTCGTGGTCAAGGCCGCGGCGGTGTCCGTCTACCCGGCGTAG
- a CDS encoding MFS transporter encodes MSVVSAPKKMRTPQEINGVILRRVMPLLIGAYIMAFLDRTNIGMAKDRLEIDLGISATAYGIGAGLFFLTYALSEIPSNLIMHKVGARFWIMRIMITWGIISACMAFVQGEWSFYIMRMLLGVAEAGLFPGVMYFLTQWFVVKDRAKANGMFLLGVSIANIVGAPLGGLLLTLDGLGGLHGWQWMFLVEGLPACILAYVVWKKLPDRPSKATFLTAEEAADLEARIAAEETAGAEASGNHRLRDVLKDKQILLVVGVYFTHQIAVYALSYFLPSIIGTYGKLNPLQIGLLTAIPWIFSAAGALLVPRFATDGRRSRLLVTGTMTGIVAGFALGAVGGPLLGMIGFCLAAFNFFALQPILFTYPATRLSGAALAGGIAFVNTIGLCGGFLGPYAMGFMQDATGSKLSGLWFIVAMCVIGALLSLLLKRGTEKPAAVPAAH; translated from the coding sequence ATGTCAGTTGTATCCGCACCAAAGAAGATGCGCACACCGCAGGAAATAAACGGCGTGATCCTCCGCCGCGTCATGCCGCTGCTGATCGGCGCCTACATCATGGCCTTCCTGGACCGCACCAACATCGGCATGGCCAAGGACAGGCTGGAGATCGACCTGGGCATCTCTGCCACCGCGTACGGCATCGGCGCCGGACTGTTCTTCCTGACCTATGCGCTCTCCGAAATCCCGTCCAACCTGATCATGCACAAGGTCGGCGCCCGGTTCTGGATCATGCGGATCATGATCACGTGGGGCATCATCTCCGCCTGCATGGCCTTCGTCCAGGGCGAATGGTCCTTCTACATCATGCGGATGCTGCTCGGCGTCGCCGAGGCCGGGCTCTTCCCGGGCGTCATGTACTTCCTGACGCAGTGGTTCGTGGTCAAGGACCGTGCCAAGGCCAACGGGATGTTCCTGCTCGGCGTCTCCATTGCTAACATCGTCGGCGCCCCGCTGGGCGGACTGCTGCTCACCCTGGACGGGCTCGGCGGCCTGCACGGCTGGCAGTGGATGTTCCTCGTCGAGGGCCTGCCGGCGTGCATCCTGGCGTACGTCGTCTGGAAGAAGCTCCCGGACCGCCCCAGCAAGGCCACCTTCCTGACCGCCGAGGAAGCCGCCGACCTCGAGGCCCGCATTGCCGCCGAGGAAACCGCCGGGGCCGAGGCCTCCGGCAACCACCGGCTCCGCGATGTCCTGAAGGACAAACAGATCCTTCTCGTCGTCGGCGTCTACTTCACGCACCAGATCGCCGTGTACGCCCTGTCCTACTTCCTGCCCTCGATCATCGGCACTTACGGCAAGCTCAACCCGCTGCAGATCGGCCTGCTGACGGCCATCCCCTGGATCTTCTCCGCGGCCGGCGCGCTGCTGGTCCCGCGTTTCGCCACCGACGGCCGCCGCTCCCGGCTGCTGGTCACCGGCACCATGACCGGCATCGTCGCCGGCTTCGCCCTCGGCGCCGTCGGCGGCCCGCTGCTCGGCATGATCGGCTTCTGCCTCGCGGCCTTCAACTTCTTCGCCCTGCAGCCGATCCTCTTCACGTACCCGGCCACCCGGCTCAGCGGCGCCGCCCTGGCCGGCGGCATCGCCTTCGTCAACACCATCGGGCTCTGCGGCGGCTTCCTGGGCCCCTACGCCATGGGCTTCATGCAGGACGCCACCGGTTCCAAGCTCTCCGGCCTGTGGTTCATCGTGGCCATGTGCGTGATCGGCGCGCTGCTGTCCCTGCTGCTCAAGCGCGGCACGGAAAAGCCCGCTGCCGTCCCGGCGGCCCACTGA
- a CDS encoding ABC transporter permease, whose protein sequence is MRHAYQGIPRWIHVLAAAGALFVLLPLAAIVAKVNWAQFLPLVTSESSLTALALSLRTSAASTALCIVLGVPLALVLARGQFRGQRLLRSFVLLPLVLPPVVGGIALLYTFGRQGLLGRSLELAGIQIGFSTTAVVLAQTFVALPFLVVSLEGALRSAGSRYEAVAATLGARPTTVLRRVTIPLVLPGLASGAVLSFARSLGEFGATLTFAGSLQGVTRTLPLEIYLQRETDADAAVALSLLLVAVAVAVVGLSYRGPAAAGARGRGPAERAPREGASETARERVAP, encoded by the coding sequence ATGAGGCACGCTTACCAGGGCATCCCGCGCTGGATCCATGTCCTCGCCGCGGCAGGCGCCCTGTTTGTCCTGCTGCCCCTGGCCGCCATCGTCGCGAAGGTCAACTGGGCCCAGTTCCTGCCGCTGGTCACCTCGGAATCGTCTCTGACCGCCCTGGCACTGAGCCTGCGCACCTCCGCGGCCAGCACCGCGCTGTGCATCGTGCTGGGGGTCCCGCTGGCGCTCGTCCTGGCCCGAGGGCAGTTCCGCGGGCAGCGCCTGCTCCGATCTTTCGTGCTGCTGCCGCTCGTCCTGCCGCCCGTGGTCGGCGGCATCGCCCTGCTGTACACCTTCGGCCGGCAGGGTCTGCTTGGGCGCTCACTGGAACTGGCCGGCATCCAGATCGGCTTTTCGACGACGGCCGTTGTCCTGGCCCAGACCTTCGTCGCCCTCCCGTTCCTGGTGGTGAGCCTCGAAGGCGCATTGCGCTCGGCCGGGAGCAGGTACGAGGCCGTCGCCGCGACTCTCGGTGCCCGCCCCACCACGGTGCTGCGCCGGGTGACCATCCCGCTGGTGCTGCCCGGGCTGGCCTCCGGCGCCGTGCTCTCCTTCGCGCGCAGCCTAGGCGAATTCGGCGCCACGCTCACGTTCGCGGGCAGCTTGCAGGGTGTCACCCGCACCCTGCCGCTGGAGATATATCTGCAGCGCGAGACCGACGCCGATGCCGCCGTCGCGCTGTCACTGCTTCTTGTCGCGGTGGCGGTCGCCGTCGTCGGGCTGTCCTACCGGGGGCCGGCGGCCGCCGGTGCGCGCGGCCGCGGCCCGGCGGAGCGTGCCCCGCGGGAGGGGGCGTCGGAGACGGCCCGGGAGAGGGTGGCGCCGTGA
- a CDS encoding SDR family oxidoreductase, giving the protein MDFTAKRVLVTAGANGIGLAIANKFRDLGAAVFVTDIDPDAVEKARVNGLLAAVSDVSDEDQVRGLMGTVREDLGGLDVLVNNAGIAGPTGPLETLDAAAWKATFDVNIHGQFFCIKHALPLLREGSGASIVNLSSAAGRLGMAGRSAYSASKWAVIGLTKTLAIELGPDCIRVNAICPGAVNGPRIDAVIAAKARMLDLPADEVSALYLGQSSLGRLIEAEDIANMAVFAASDMARNVNGQALAVDGNTEKLY; this is encoded by the coding sequence ATGGATTTCACCGCCAAACGCGTGCTGGTCACCGCCGGAGCCAACGGCATCGGCCTGGCCATCGCCAACAAGTTCCGCGACCTCGGCGCCGCCGTCTTCGTCACCGACATTGACCCCGACGCCGTCGAGAAGGCCCGCGTCAACGGCCTGCTGGCCGCGGTCAGCGATGTCTCGGACGAGGACCAGGTCCGCGGGCTCATGGGCACGGTCCGGGAGGACCTGGGCGGCCTCGACGTCCTGGTCAACAACGCCGGCATCGCCGGCCCCACGGGGCCCCTGGAAACCCTCGACGCCGCGGCCTGGAAGGCGACGTTCGATGTCAACATCCATGGCCAGTTCTTCTGCATCAAGCATGCGCTGCCCCTGCTGCGCGAGGGCAGCGGCGCCTCCATTGTGAACCTGTCCTCCGCCGCAGGGCGGCTGGGCATGGCCGGCCGCAGCGCCTACTCGGCGTCGAAGTGGGCGGTCATCGGGCTGACCAAGACCCTGGCGATCGAACTCGGCCCCGACTGCATCCGGGTCAACGCCATCTGCCCCGGCGCCGTCAACGGCCCCCGCATCGACGCCGTCATCGCCGCCAAGGCCCGGATGCTGGACCTGCCGGCGGATGAGGTGTCCGCGCTTTACCTCGGCCAGTCCTCGCTCGGGCGGCTGATCGAGGCCGAGGACATCGCCAACATGGCCGTCTTCGCGGCCAGCGACATGGCCCGCAACGTCAACGGCCAGGCTCTCGCCGTCGACGGCAACACCGAAAAACTGTACTGA
- a CDS encoding glycerate kinase, protein MSILVAPDSFKGTFTAAQVAGHIAGGIRAAGGSARELPVADGGEGTFEVLARGLDARPVRVATVGPWGEPVDAAIGLAADGTAVVELAAASGLNLPSDGDRDPAAASTYGTGVLIAESVRRGARRIVVAAGGSATTDGGAGAIAAIEEHGGLRGAQMVILSDVTTRFSDAARVFGPQKGAGRAMVELLTGRLELLTESFVRDFGRDPRLVERTGAAGGFSGGMWARYGASLVSGADYVLDLLGFDAQLAESRAVVVGEGRLDSQTGQGKIIAAILARSGTRPVYAVVGSVDPDLGDDADRFAGIIVAGNPAAMEAAGAELARTGLAASHASGTAPAPPGSPASSAFPASLASGHALR, encoded by the coding sequence ATGAGCATCCTGGTGGCCCCGGACAGCTTCAAAGGCACGTTCACCGCGGCCCAGGTGGCCGGCCACATCGCGGGCGGCATCCGGGCCGCCGGAGGGTCGGCCCGCGAGCTGCCCGTGGCCGACGGCGGTGAGGGCACCTTCGAGGTCCTGGCCCGCGGGCTTGACGCCCGGCCCGTCCGGGTCGCCACAGTCGGGCCGTGGGGCGAACCCGTCGACGCGGCGATCGGGCTGGCCGCCGACGGGACCGCCGTCGTCGAACTCGCCGCCGCGAGCGGCCTGAACCTGCCCTCCGACGGCGACCGGGACCCCGCGGCGGCCAGCACCTACGGCACCGGCGTCCTGATCGCGGAGTCGGTCCGGCGCGGCGCGCGCCGCATCGTGGTGGCTGCGGGAGGCTCGGCCACCACCGACGGCGGCGCCGGCGCCATCGCGGCGATCGAGGAACACGGCGGGCTCCGCGGCGCGCAGATGGTGATCCTGAGCGATGTGACGACGCGCTTTTCCGATGCGGCGCGCGTGTTCGGGCCGCAGAAGGGCGCCGGGCGGGCCATGGTTGAGTTGCTCACGGGCAGGCTGGAACTGCTGACGGAGTCGTTCGTCCGGGACTTCGGCCGCGATCCCCGGCTGGTGGAACGGACCGGCGCGGCCGGCGGATTCTCCGGCGGCATGTGGGCCCGCTACGGCGCCAGCTTGGTGTCGGGCGCGGACTATGTGCTGGATCTGCTGGGCTTCGACGCGCAACTGGCCGAGAGCCGCGCAGTGGTGGTGGGCGAGGGACGGCTGGATTCCCAGACCGGCCAGGGCAAGATCATTGCCGCCATCCTGGCCCGTTCCGGCACCAGACCCGTGTACGCCGTGGTGGGTTCGGTGGATCCGGACCTCGGCGACGACGCGGACCGCTTTGCCGGCATCATCGTGGCCGGAAATCCTGCGGCCATGGAGGCAGCGGGAGCCGAACTGGCCCGGACGGGCCTCGCGGCTTCGCACGCTTCCGGTACTGCCCCCGCGCCTCCCGGTTCCCCCGCTTCCTCTGCTTTCCCCGCTTCCCTTGCTTCCGGACATGCCCTCCGCTGA
- the clpB gene encoding ATP-dependent chaperone ClpB, with protein sequence MDAKFTTKSQEALAAAAMNASTAGNPQLEPAHLLKALMDQREGVAVALLRATGTDPDSVSVQASSAIKALPSTSGSSVQQPQLSRTALQAIKNAQNEAERLGDSFVSTEHLLLGLASGSDAVGKLMRDSGASHEALLAALPGVRGDRKVDNADPENTFQALEKYGTDLTAIARSGKLDPVIGRDAEIRRIVQVLSRRTKNNPVLIGEPGVGKTAVVEGLAQRIVANDVPESLRGKTLISLDLASMVAGAKYRGEFEERLKAVLEEIKGSEGQIVTFIDELHTVVGAGATGDSSMDAGNMLKPMLARGELRLIGATTLDEYRENIEKDPALERRFQQVYVGEPSVEDTIGILRGLKERYEAHHKVSISDSALVAAANLSNRYISGRQLPDKAIDLVDEAASRLRMEIDSAPEEIDQLRRQVDRLTMEELALAGETDPASVERLAALRADMADKKEELAALNARWEAEKAGLNRVGDLRAKLDELRSAADKAQREGDLETASRILYGEIPALERELNAAAEAEAAVPDKSRQMVADEVTADDIAEVISAWTGIPAGRMLQGESQKLLNMEEVLGERLIGQKKAVAAVSDAVRRARAGISDPNRPTGSFLFLGPTGVGKTELAKSLADFLFDDERAMVRIDMSEYSEKHSVARLVGAPPGYVGYEEGGQLTEAVRRRPYSVLLLDEVEKAHPEVFDILLQVLDDGRLTDGQGRTVDFRNVILVLTSNLGSQFLVDPNLDAAAKKNAVMATVHASFKPEFLNRLDEVVLFDPLSVEELSRIVELQVKELGERLKGRRLNLEVTEGARAWLAVTGFDPAYGARPLRRLVQREIGDRLARAILAGEISDGDTVVVDTAPDLMELTMGGPEATDRPDGGASTGSGLSVRRKS encoded by the coding sequence TTGGACGCCAAATTCACCACCAAGAGCCAGGAGGCTCTCGCGGCAGCCGCCATGAACGCCTCGACGGCGGGAAACCCCCAGCTCGAGCCCGCCCACCTGCTCAAGGCGCTCATGGACCAGCGTGAGGGGGTTGCCGTCGCCCTCCTCCGAGCCACCGGTACGGACCCGGATTCGGTCAGCGTCCAGGCCAGCAGCGCCATCAAGGCCCTTCCGTCGACCTCCGGCAGTTCGGTGCAGCAGCCGCAGCTGTCCCGCACCGCCCTGCAGGCCATCAAGAATGCCCAGAACGAGGCCGAGCGGCTCGGCGATTCATTCGTCTCCACCGAGCACCTGCTGCTCGGGCTCGCGTCCGGCAGTGATGCCGTCGGCAAGCTGATGCGCGACTCCGGCGCCTCGCACGAGGCCCTGCTCGCCGCCCTGCCGGGGGTCCGCGGCGACCGCAAGGTGGACAACGCCGACCCCGAAAACACCTTCCAGGCGCTGGAGAAGTACGGCACCGATCTCACCGCGATTGCCCGCTCCGGCAAGCTGGATCCGGTGATCGGCCGCGACGCCGAGATCCGCCGCATCGTCCAGGTGTTGAGCCGCCGGACCAAGAACAACCCCGTCCTCATCGGCGAGCCCGGCGTGGGCAAGACCGCCGTCGTCGAAGGACTGGCCCAGCGGATTGTCGCCAATGATGTTCCCGAGAGCCTGCGCGGCAAGACCCTGATCTCCTTGGACCTCGCCTCGATGGTGGCCGGGGCGAAATACCGCGGCGAATTTGAGGAACGGCTCAAGGCCGTCCTGGAGGAAATCAAGGGCTCCGAGGGGCAGATCGTCACGTTCATTGACGAGCTCCACACCGTCGTGGGGGCGGGCGCGACCGGGGACAGCTCCATGGACGCCGGCAACATGCTCAAGCCCATGCTGGCCCGCGGCGAGCTGCGGCTGATCGGCGCGACCACCCTGGACGAATACCGCGAGAACATCGAAAAGGACCCGGCCCTGGAGCGCCGGTTCCAGCAGGTCTACGTCGGCGAGCCGAGCGTGGAGGACACCATCGGCATTCTGCGCGGCCTCAAGGAACGCTACGAGGCCCACCACAAGGTCTCCATCTCCGACTCCGCACTCGTGGCCGCCGCCAACCTCTCCAACCGGTACATCTCCGGCCGTCAGCTGCCGGACAAGGCGATCGACCTGGTGGACGAGGCCGCGTCGCGGCTGCGGATGGAGATCGACTCCGCCCCGGAGGAGATCGACCAGCTCCGACGCCAGGTGGACCGCCTGACCATGGAGGAACTGGCCCTGGCCGGCGAGACCGATCCCGCCTCCGTGGAAAGGCTGGCGGCCCTGCGCGCGGACATGGCGGACAAGAAGGAAGAGCTCGCGGCCCTGAATGCCCGCTGGGAGGCCGAGAAGGCCGGCCTGAACCGGGTGGGCGACCTGCGGGCCAAGCTCGACGAGCTCCGTTCCGCGGCCGACAAAGCCCAGCGCGAGGGTGACCTCGAGACGGCGTCCAGGATCCTCTACGGCGAGATCCCGGCCCTGGAACGGGAGCTGAACGCCGCCGCCGAGGCCGAAGCGGCCGTGCCCGACAAATCCAGGCAGATGGTGGCTGATGAGGTTACCGCGGACGATATTGCCGAGGTCATTTCGGCCTGGACCGGCATCCCGGCGGGGCGCATGCTGCAGGGCGAAAGCCAGAAACTGCTGAACATGGAAGAGGTTCTGGGCGAGCGGCTGATCGGCCAGAAGAAAGCCGTCGCCGCGGTGTCCGACGCCGTGCGCCGCGCCCGGGCCGGGATCAGCGACCCCAACCGGCCCACGGGCTCCTTCCTGTTCCTCGGCCCCACCGGCGTCGGCAAGACCGAGCTCGCGAAGTCCCTTGCCGACTTCCTGTTCGACGACGAACGCGCGATGGTGCGGATCGACATGTCCGAATACTCGGAGAAGCATTCCGTGGCCCGGCTTGTCGGGGCGCCCCCAGGCTACGTCGGGTACGAGGAGGGCGGCCAGCTGACCGAGGCCGTCCGCCGCCGCCCGTATTCGGTGCTGCTGCTCGATGAAGTGGAGAAAGCCCACCCGGAGGTCTTCGACATCCTCCTGCAGGTGCTCGACGACGGCCGCCTCACCGACGGCCAGGGCCGCACCGTGGACTTCCGCAACGTGATCCTGGTGCTCACCTCGAACCTGGGCAGCCAGTTCCTGGTGGACCCCAACCTCGACGCCGCAGCCAAGAAGAACGCCGTCATGGCGACCGTGCATGCTTCCTTCAAGCCGGAGTTCCTGAACCGGCTGGATGAGGTGGTGCTGTTCGATCCGCTGAGCGTGGAGGAGCTGTCCCGGATCGTGGAGCTGCAGGTCAAGGAGCTGGGCGAGCGGCTCAAGGGCCGCCGGCTGAACCTGGAAGTGACCGAGGGCGCCCGCGCCTGGCTTGCCGTCACGGGCTTCGATCCCGCGTACGGCGCCCGGCCCCTGCGCCGGCTGGTCCAGCGCGAGATCGGCGACCGGCTGGCCCGGGCCATCCTGGCCGGCGAGATCTCCGACGGAGACACGGTGGTGGTGGATACCGCGCCGGACCTGATGGAACTGACCATGGGCGGGCCTGAGGCCACGGACCGTCCCGACGGCGGCGCATCCACCGGCAGCGGACTCTCGGTCCGGCGCAAGTCGTAG
- a CDS encoding carboxymuconolactone decarboxylase family protein: MNETATPQNPDHRSVFLDKAHPAAWRALNGLGLKAKEGAAEAGLDGKLIELLNVRISQINGCAFCLDMHVGDAVKNGESAQRLAVLPAWRDTTLFSDKERAALTLAEAITTISDAHTRDHEGAQARRHLTDEEFSAVSWLAIAMNAFNRVSIVSQHPVRTARA, encoded by the coding sequence ATGAATGAGACGGCGACACCGCAGAATCCCGACCACCGGAGCGTCTTCCTGGACAAGGCGCACCCGGCGGCCTGGCGCGCACTCAACGGGCTGGGCCTCAAGGCCAAGGAGGGCGCCGCCGAGGCCGGGTTGGACGGGAAGCTGATCGAACTGCTCAACGTCCGCATTTCGCAGATCAACGGGTGCGCCTTCTGCCTGGACATGCACGTGGGCGACGCGGTCAAGAACGGTGAATCCGCCCAGCGGCTGGCCGTTCTCCCCGCCTGGCGCGACACCACCCTGTTCTCCGACAAGGAACGCGCAGCCCTGACCCTGGCCGAGGCCATCACCACCATCTCCGACGCCCACACCCGCGACCACGAAGGCGCCCAGGCCCGCAGGCACCTGACAGACGAGGAATTCTCCGCCGTCAGCTGGTTGGCAATCGCGATGAACGCATTCAACCGGGTCTCCATTGTCAGCCAGCACCCGGTCCGCACGGCCCGCGCCTAA